The following are from one region of the Polaribacter marinaquae genome:
- a CDS encoding RluA family pseudouridine synthase, with translation MNLLETHFVKKLEKPIRFQEYSVGIFNAIPTKSGIKKAIKKGHIFIDDKIATTGIYILGGEKIDLYESENTSTFERLKLDLEVLFEDNYLAIIYKPAGILVSGNKFVTIANALSQNLIKSSLADAVKPQPVHRLDYPTSGLLLIGKTSLSIIELSKLFKEKNIRKTYFAVTIGKMNAKGYIDKPIDNKEAFTNYEVLESVISKRFNFLNLVKLQPETGRKHQLRKHLFSLKNPILGDKEYFLQDKILNGKGLFLHAATLDFTHPFTKEKITISKELPKKFRKIFCH, from the coding sequence TTGAATTTACTAGAAACCCATTTTGTAAAAAAATTAGAGAAACCGATTCGTTTTCAAGAATACAGCGTCGGAATATTTAATGCTATACCAACAAAATCAGGAATTAAAAAAGCTATTAAAAAAGGACATATTTTTATTGATGATAAAATAGCTACAACTGGAATATATATTTTGGGAGGAGAAAAAATAGATCTTTATGAATCTGAAAACACTTCAACTTTTGAAAGATTAAAACTAGATTTAGAAGTTTTGTTTGAAGATAACTATTTAGCTATTATTTACAAACCTGCAGGTATTTTAGTTAGCGGTAACAAATTTGTAACTATTGCAAATGCTTTATCGCAAAACCTTATTAAGAGTTCGCTTGCAGATGCAGTAAAACCGCAACCAGTTCATAGATTAGATTACCCAACTAGTGGATTGTTATTAATTGGCAAAACAAGTTTATCTATTATTGAACTAAGTAAATTGTTTAAAGAAAAGAACATCAGAAAAACATATTTTGCAGTAACAATTGGTAAAATGAACGCTAAAGGTTATATAGACAAACCAATAGACAACAAAGAAGCTTTTACAAATTACGAAGTTTTAGAATCCGTAATTTCTAAACGTTTCAATTTTTTAAATTTAGTAAAACTTCAACCAGAAACAGGTAGAAAACACCAATTACGTAAGCATTTATTTTCTTTAAAAAATCCTATTTTAGGAGATAAAGAGTATTTTCTACAAGATAAAATACTAAATGGAAAAGGTTTGTTTCTACACGCAGCAACTTTAGATTTTACACATCCGTTTACGAAAGAAAAAATTACTATTTCGAAAGAATTACCCAAAAAGTTTAGAAAAATTTTCTGTCATTAA
- a CDS encoding ACP phosphodiesterase — MNFLAHLYLSQNNKNIMIGNFIADHIRGNNYKEFSKEIQQGIFLHREIDTFTDAHEVVRKSKRRLHPRYRHYSGVIIDIFYDYFLAKNWNDYSEIPLEIYTKSIYQLFNEIKEELPVKSQNFIKYMIEYDILFNYNNKAGIAKVLNGMNTRTKGISQMNLAIEDLEVLENELQEDFTAFFQDLIAFTNIKLKEIKAI, encoded by the coding sequence ATGAATTTTCTAGCACACCTCTACTTATCTCAAAACAATAAAAATATTATGATCGGTAATTTTATTGCAGATCATATTCGTGGTAATAATTACAAAGAGTTTTCTAAAGAAATTCAACAAGGTATATTTTTACATCGCGAAATAGACACTTTTACAGATGCGCATGAAGTTGTTAGAAAAAGTAAGCGAAGATTACACCCAAGATACAGACATTATAGCGGTGTAATAATCGATATTTTTTATGATTATTTCTTAGCAAAAAACTGGAATGATTATTCTGAAATTCCGTTAGAAATCTACACAAAGTCTATTTATCAATTATTTAATGAAATTAAAGAAGAACTTCCTGTAAAATCTCAAAACTTCATAAAATATATGATTGAATATGACATTTTATTCAATTACAACAATAAAGCAGGTATTGCAAAGGTTTTAAACGGAATGAATACTAGAACCAAAGGAATATCTCAAATGAATTTGGCTATTGAAGATTTAGAAGTACTAGAAAATGAATTACAAGAAGACTTTACTGCATTTTTTCAAGATTTAATAGCATTTACAAATATCAAATTAAAAGAAATTAAAGCAATCTAA
- the dnaN gene encoding DNA polymerase III subunit beta yields MKFIVSSSQLLKQLQVLGGVINSNNTLPILDNFLFELSENELKVSASDLETTMSSVVEVESESSGSIAVSARLLLDTLKTFPNQPLTFKTEGDNTIEISSDQGKYDMAYFGGDEFPKAVSLPSPNKTVVPASILGTAISKTIFAAGNDDLRPVMSGVFFQFSSQSLTFVATDAHKLVKYSRTDVTADQTAEFIMPKKPLNLLKGILGGSESDVTIEYNDANAKFTFDNVVLVCRLIDGKYPNYEAVIPKENPNKLTVDRASFLNSVRRVSIFSSKTTHQIRLKMAGTELNISAEDLDFANKADERLSCDYQGDDMQIGFNSRFLSEMLNNLSSNEVLIEMSLPNRAGILTPIDGTDEGEQVTMLVMPVMLNS; encoded by the coding sequence ATGAAATTTATTGTATCTAGTTCGCAATTATTAAAACAATTGCAAGTTTTAGGAGGCGTTATAAATAGTAACAATACTTTACCAATTTTAGATAACTTTTTATTTGAATTATCTGAAAATGAACTAAAAGTTTCTGCATCAGATTTAGAAACAACAATGAGTTCTGTGGTAGAAGTAGAAAGTGAAAGTTCTGGTTCTATTGCTGTATCTGCTCGTTTGTTATTAGATACTTTAAAAACTTTTCCTAACCAACCGTTAACGTTTAAAACAGAAGGTGATAATACAATTGAAATAAGTTCTGATCAAGGTAAATATGATATGGCTTATTTTGGTGGAGATGAGTTTCCGAAAGCGGTTTCTTTACCGTCGCCAAATAAAACGGTTGTTCCTGCAAGTATTCTAGGAACGGCTATTTCTAAAACAATTTTTGCGGCAGGTAACGACGATTTAAGACCTGTAATGAGCGGAGTTTTCTTTCAGTTTAGCTCTCAAAGTTTAACTTTTGTTGCTACAGATGCTCATAAATTGGTAAAATATTCTAGAACAGATGTTACTGCAGATCAAACAGCAGAGTTTATCATGCCTAAAAAACCTTTAAATTTATTAAAAGGAATTTTAGGAGGATCGGAAAGTGATGTAACTATTGAATATAATGATGCAAACGCTAAATTTACCTTCGATAATGTGGTTTTAGTTTGTAGATTAATTGATGGTAAATACCCTAATTACGAAGCGGTAATTCCTAAAGAAAATCCGAATAAATTAACTGTAGACAGAGCTTCTTTTTTAAACTCTGTAAGACGTGTTTCTATTTTCTCTAGTAAAACTACACACCAAATTCGTTTAAAAATGGCAGGAACAGAATTAAATATTTCTGCAGAAGATTTAGATTTTGCAAACAAAGCCGATGAGCGTTTAAGTTGCGATTATCAAGGTGATGATATGCAAATTGGTTTTAACTCTCGTTTTTTAAGTGAAATGTTAAACAACTTAAGCTCTAACGAAGTTTTAATTGAAATGTCTTTACCTAACAGAGCTGGTATTTTAACACCTATTGATGGTACAGATGAAGGTGAACAAGTTACAATGTTGGTAATGCCAGTAATGCTAAATAGTTAG
- a CDS encoding PIG-L family deacetylase — MNKFLLTTVAFLLISISVFSQKPQKLTSNQIFEKIEKLNFLGTALYIAAHPDDENTRLIAYLANNVKARTGYLSLTRGDGGQNLIGPEIRELLGVIRTQELLAARNVDGGEQMFSRANDFGYSKHPDETLEIWNKELVLSDVVWAIRNFKPDVIINRFNHRTPGTTHGHHTTSAMLSVEAFDLAGDNSVYKNQLKYTETWQPKRLFFNTSSWFYKNEADFKNATEGKLTSFDVGTYYPLKGMSNNELASLASSQHLCQGFGRLTTRGSQKEYVEFLKGDKLKDKNDIFSGINTTWNRLNRGGEIGEILYEIEENFDFVNPEKHLPKLMKAYGLIDKLTDNHWREIKKKQIKEIIEACAGLYLEASAESSSATPNSIINLNFEVLNRSNFSIELVSIVSSIDNKKVKKEIDLVTNKKLNFKETITLKTNTYSDPYWLRKDATLGMYYVENQNLIGKPETPRETKVLFNLMIDGNPITFTKNVVRRYAERDKGEIYEPFEILPKITTKLKDKVLIFSDDIAKDVVVEVRAGANNVKGKLSLEVPLNWAVSPKYIDFAIKQKNDKNAYTFKVTPPKNQAEGKLKVMATSNGKVFDKELVEINYNHIPKQSVLLNSEAKIVRLNIKKVGNYIGYIKGAGDVVPESLNQIGYNVVMINPLEINDKNLHKYDAIVLGIRAYNVVKELKFKQKFLLDYVKKGGNMIVQYNTNRNVDVAAPFELNLSRDRVTDEFAKVTVLEKEHPVLNFPNKITQNDFKGWVQERGLYFPNSWSKEFTPILSMQDKGEIAKKGSLLIAKYGKGNYIYTGLSFFRELPAGVSGAYKLFANLLSVGKSNIEVKNKIKQ, encoded by the coding sequence ATGAATAAATTTTTACTTACAACCGTTGCTTTTTTACTGATTTCAATTTCTGTATTTTCTCAAAAACCACAAAAATTAACATCAAATCAAATTTTTGAAAAGATTGAAAAACTAAATTTCTTAGGAACTGCTTTATATATTGCTGCGCATCCAGATGATGAAAACACACGCTTAATTGCCTATTTAGCTAACAATGTAAAAGCAAGAACAGGTTATTTATCTTTAACTAGAGGAGATGGCGGACAAAATTTAATTGGCCCAGAAATAAGAGAATTGTTAGGTGTAATTAGAACACAAGAATTATTAGCAGCAAGAAATGTAGATGGTGGCGAGCAAATGTTTTCTAGAGCAAACGATTTTGGTTACTCCAAACATCCAGATGAAACATTAGAAATTTGGAATAAAGAATTGGTTTTAAGTGATGTTGTTTGGGCAATTAGAAATTTTAAACCAGATGTAATAATCAATAGATTTAATCACAGAACGCCAGGTACAACACACGGGCATCACACAACTTCTGCAATGTTAAGTGTAGAGGCTTTTGATTTGGCAGGAGATAATTCTGTTTATAAAAATCAACTAAAATATACAGAAACTTGGCAACCAAAGCGTTTGTTTTTTAATACATCTTCTTGGTTTTATAAAAATGAAGCAGATTTTAAAAATGCAACAGAAGGAAAGTTAACATCTTTTGATGTGGGTACTTATTATCCTTTAAAAGGGATGTCTAACAACGAATTAGCATCTTTAGCAAGTAGTCAACATTTGTGTCAGGGTTTTGGTAGATTAACAACTAGAGGTTCTCAAAAAGAATATGTAGAATTTTTAAAAGGTGATAAATTAAAGGATAAGAATGATATTTTTTCTGGAATTAACACAACATGGAACCGTTTAAATAGAGGAGGTGAAATTGGTGAAATTTTATATGAAATTGAAGAGAATTTTGATTTCGTGAATCCAGAAAAACATTTGCCAAAATTAATGAAAGCTTATGGTTTAATAGATAAATTAACAGATAATCACTGGAGAGAAATTAAGAAAAAACAGATAAAAGAAATTATAGAAGCTTGTGCAGGTTTGTATCTAGAAGCTTCTGCAGAAAGTTCTTCTGCAACACCAAATAGTATTATCAATTTAAATTTCGAAGTATTAAATAGAAGTAATTTTTCAATAGAGTTAGTATCAATTGTTTCTAGTATTGATAATAAAAAAGTTAAAAAAGAGATAGATTTAGTAACTAATAAAAAACTTAATTTTAAAGAGACAATTACTTTAAAAACAAATACATATTCAGATCCTTATTGGTTAAGAAAAGACGCAACTTTAGGTATGTATTATGTAGAGAATCAAAATTTAATTGGTAAGCCAGAAACACCAAGAGAAACAAAAGTATTGTTTAATTTAATGATTGACGGTAATCCAATAACATTTACTAAAAATGTTGTGAGAAGATATGCAGAAAGAGATAAAGGAGAAATTTACGAGCCTTTTGAGATTCTACCTAAAATTACAACAAAACTAAAAGATAAGGTGCTTATTTTTTCTGATGATATTGCTAAAGATGTTGTTGTAGAGGTTAGAGCTGGCGCTAATAATGTTAAAGGAAAACTTAGTTTAGAAGTGCCTTTAAATTGGGCAGTTTCACCAAAATATATTGATTTTGCAATCAAACAAAAAAATGATAAGAATGCATATACTTTTAAGGTAACACCACCAAAAAACCAAGCAGAAGGTAAATTAAAAGTGATGGCAACTTCTAACGGAAAAGTTTTTGACAAAGAATTGGTAGAAATTAATTACAATCATATACCAAAACAAAGTGTTTTATTAAATTCTGAAGCAAAAATTGTAAGATTAAATATTAAAAAAGTTGGTAATTATATAGGATATATTAAAGGTGCTGGTGATGTTGTGCCAGAAAGTTTAAACCAAATTGGTTACAATGTTGTAATGATAAATCCTTTAGAAATTAATGATAAAAACTTACATAAATATGATGCAATTGTTCTAGGGATTAGAGCTTACAACGTTGTAAAAGAATTAAAATTTAAGCAAAAATTTTTATTAGATTATGTAAAAAAAGGTGGTAACATGATTGTACAGTATAACACGAATAGAAATGTTGATGTTGCTGCACCTTTTGAGTTAAATTTATCTAGAGATAGAGTTACAGATGAATTTGCTAAAGTTACTGTTTTAGAAAAAGAGCATCCGGTTTTAAATTTTCCAAATAAAATTACTCAAAACGATTTTAAGGGTTGGGTACAAGAAAGAGGTTTGTATTTTCCGAACTCTTGGAGCAAAGAATTTACACCAATATTATCTATGCAAGACAAGGGTGAAATAGCAAAAAAAGGAAGTTTGTTAATAGCAAAGTATGGTAAAGGAAATTACATTTACACAGGTTTAAGTTTCTTTAGAGAATTGCCTGCAGGTGTTTCTGGCGCTTATAAATTATTTGCAAATTTATTGTCTGTTGGTAAAAGTAATATAGAAGTAAAAAATAAAATTAAGCAATAA
- the ggt gene encoding gamma-glutamyltransferase: MKKKSLLIIAVFILLFCACKKDKTVGFIAEKAMVVSAREEASKIGAAILQKGGNAYDAMIATHLALAVVYPVAGNIGGGGFMVYRNNDGTTGALDFREKAPITAHRDMYLDSVGNVIKNKSTLGAFAVGVPGSIAGVFEVYNKFGSLPFKDLIQPAIDLAINGITVTEKQAKSLNSATERFKKVNNYITVFEKEWKKGDILKQEELAQTLERIRDLGKDGFYKGKTASLFVNYVKELGGIISLEDLEKYKAIWRKPITFNYKDFKITSMTLPASGGICLAQILKAVEPYDLSKIEHNSTKYIQLLTEAERRSYADRANFLGDIDFVNVPVDSLTNVKYINNRMKSFSWDKATPSSEVSHGKIIGYESDETTHYSIVDQFGNAVSVTTTLNTGYGSKVVVKGAGFILNNEMDDFSSKPGVPNVYGLLGSEANSIAPEKRMLSSMTPTIVEENGKLKMVVGTPGGSTIITSVLQNILNVTEYKMGMQESVDQPRFHHQWLPDVVRMEPNGFNEETKAKLETLGYKILERNSLIIGRVDAILVLPNGKLEAGADKRGDDAAAGF, encoded by the coding sequence ATGAAAAAAAAATCCTTATTAATTATAGCAGTTTTTATCTTACTTTTTTGTGCTTGTAAAAAAGATAAAACTGTAGGTTTTATTGCAGAAAAAGCAATGGTTGTTTCTGCAAGAGAAGAAGCTTCTAAAATTGGTGCTGCAATTTTACAGAAAGGTGGTAACGCATACGACGCTATGATTGCTACACATTTGGCATTAGCAGTTGTTTATCCTGTTGCAGGTAATATAGGCGGTGGCGGCTTTATGGTTTATAGAAACAATGATGGCACAACTGGTGCGTTAGATTTTAGAGAAAAAGCACCAATTACAGCGCATCGAGATATGTATTTAGATTCTGTTGGCAATGTTATTAAAAACAAAAGTACTTTGGGCGCATTTGCTGTTGGAGTTCCGGGATCAATTGCCGGAGTTTTTGAGGTTTATAATAAATTCGGAAGCCTTCCTTTTAAAGACTTGATTCAACCAGCAATCGATTTAGCAATAAACGGAATAACGGTAACAGAAAAGCAAGCAAAATCTTTAAACAGCGCAACAGAAAGGTTTAAAAAGGTTAATAATTATATTACCGTTTTTGAAAAGGAATGGAAAAAAGGCGACATTTTAAAACAGGAAGAATTAGCACAAACTTTAGAACGTATTCGTGATTTAGGTAAAGATGGTTTTTACAAGGGTAAAACTGCATCTTTATTTGTAAATTATGTGAAAGAATTAGGCGGAATTATATCTCTTGAAGATTTAGAAAAGTACAAAGCAATTTGGCGTAAACCAATAACTTTTAATTACAAAGATTTTAAAATTACTTCTATGACTTTGCCTGCAAGTGGCGGTATTTGTTTAGCGCAAATTTTAAAAGCTGTAGAGCCTTATGACTTATCAAAAATAGAACACAATTCTACAAAATACATTCAGCTTTTAACCGAAGCAGAAAGACGTTCTTATGCAGACAGAGCTAATTTTTTAGGTGATATCGATTTTGTAAATGTACCTGTAGATAGTTTAACAAATGTAAAATATATCAATAATAGAATGAAAAGTTTTTCTTGGGATAAGGCTACACCTTCTTCAGAAGTTTCTCATGGTAAAATTATAGGTTATGAAAGTGATGAAACCACTCATTATTCTATTGTAGATCAATTCGGAAACGCTGTTTCTGTAACCACAACGCTAAATACTGGTTACGGTTCTAAAGTTGTGGTAAAAGGTGCTGGCTTTATTTTAAATAATGAAATGGATGATTTTAGCAGCAAACCTGGTGTACCCAACGTATATGGTTTATTAGGTTCTGAAGCCAACTCTATTGCACCAGAAAAAAGAATGCTAAGTTCTATGACACCAACTATTGTAGAAGAAAATGGTAAATTAAAAATGGTTGTTGGTACTCCTGGTGGTTCAACAATAATTACTTCTGTTTTGCAAAATATTTTAAATGTAACAGAGTATAAAATGGGTATGCAAGAATCTGTAGATCAACCAAGATTTCATCATCAATGGCTGCCAGATGTAGTTCGAATGGAACCAAACGGATTTAATGAAGAAACAAAGGCTAAATTAGAAACTTTAGGCTATAAAATTCTAGAAAGAAATTCGTTAATAATTGGTAGAGTTGACGCTATTTTAGTTTTACCAAACGGAAAACTAGAAGCAGGTGCAGATAAACGAGGTGATGATGCCGCAGCAGGATTTTAA
- a CDS encoding VOC family protein, producing MIQPFHLAIPVQNLEKCRTFYREILNCEEGRSTENWVDFNFFGHQLVIHQKDGFNPERISNPVDGHDVPVPHFGVVLSWEDWQNLSERLKKHNTKFIIEPCIRFKGEVGEQATMFFQDPEKNALEFKAFKDMSQLFAK from the coding sequence ATGATTCAACCATTCCATTTAGCAATTCCTGTTCAAAACTTAGAAAAATGCAGAACTTTTTATAGAGAAATTTTAAATTGTGAAGAAGGTCGAAGTACAGAAAATTGGGTAGATTTTAATTTCTTCGGACACCAGTTAGTCATTCATCAAAAAGATGGCTTTAACCCAGAAAGAATTTCTAATCCTGTAGATGGTCACGATGTTCCTGTTCCGCATTTCGGAGTCGTATTATCTTGGGAAGATTGGCAAAATTTATCAGAAAGATTAAAAAAACACAACACTAAATTTATTATTGAGCCTTGTATCCGTTTTAAAGGCGAAGTAGGTGAACAAGCAACAATGTTTTTTCAAGATCCAGAAAAAAATGCTTTAGAATTTAAAGCTTTTAAAGACATGAGCCAGTTATTTGCGAAGTAA
- a CDS encoding S41 family peptidase, giving the protein MKKITLLFFVILSYTSFSQGTRLLRQPTLSNNQVVFVHAADLWKVSINGGNAIRLTSDDGYESSPKFSKDGQWVAFTAQYDGNTDVYVVSINGGEPKRLTYHSASDNVQGWTPDGKILFRSNRESRPTQTSKFYTISIDGGLPEAFDIPRAAYGEISEDNKYIAYTPITSWDAEWRNYRGGQAMPIWIVNLKTKELIKTPQLDSERHVNPVWYNGDVYYISERDYTANIWSYNIKTKQETQVTFHKKFDVKNIDANQNGIVYEQAGFLHLLNPKTKETNQIVINVKGDLNYSRTRWMNVSGRNLTNPNVSPKGKRAIFEYRGEIFTVPKENGTWRNLTNSSGVADRSPIWSPKGDKVAWFSDKNGEYELVLADQNGNNQEFIKLPNPTFYFQPDWSPNGKFIAYTDTNFVIWIINLDTKKIVKADADGFAHPNRTMNPKFSPDSDWIVYAKQNDNSFKSIYAYQLSTKKTVQITDKIADAVTPVWDASGKYIYTLASTNYGLQTGWLDMSSFDPSVTRTLYTIVLNSSDKAPNLPKTDEEEAPKSKPDDSKKENKKDNVQKTIIDENGIFDRAVALNLPARNYVGLLKGPKNKVFVAESIPNSRGLTLHSYDVTKEKATTFATGVSSMKASSNANSILLSKGSNWSINKASAAKASKENLNTNLKIKVDPKAEAHQIFKEGWRYMRDFLYVDNVHGAPWDDIYKWYSPWINDVKHRSDLNYVVDIMSGEVAIGHSYVSGGDFPNINRVGVGLLGADLEKNRGFYQFKKIYKGERWNPNIYAPLGLPGINVNKGDYLVAINGVELTSDMNPYKLLEQTAGREIYIKVNNKPSLKDARSILITPTASERGLRNIDWVESNRRKVDELSNGKLAYVYVPNTSNPGFTSFNRYYFSQQEKKGVVIDERNNGGGSAADYMIDIMSREVVGYFNSKTESRKPWTTPMAGIWGPKVMIINERAGSGGDLLPYMFKEKNLGPLVGTRTWGGLVGTWDTPQFIDGGRMVAPRGGFYDVDGNWAVEAEGVAPDIEVHQTPKEVLSGKDPQLERSVTEALRLLKDNEFILKPEPKAPIRSKRPKGYQKDN; this is encoded by the coding sequence ATGAAAAAAATTACACTTCTTTTTTTTGTAATTCTCAGTTACACAAGTTTTTCACAAGGCACACGATTATTAAGGCAACCTACTTTAAGTAACAATCAAGTTGTTTTTGTACATGCTGCAGATTTATGGAAAGTTTCTATAAATGGCGGCAATGCTATTCGTCTTACCAGTGATGATGGTTATGAATCTAGTCCGAAATTTTCTAAAGACGGACAATGGGTTGCTTTTACGGCTCAATATGATGGTAATACTGATGTTTATGTTGTTTCTATTAACGGTGGCGAACCCAAAAGATTAACATATCATTCTGCTTCAGATAATGTGCAAGGATGGACGCCTGATGGAAAAATCTTATTTAGATCTAACAGAGAAAGTAGGCCAACGCAAACTAGTAAGTTTTATACAATTTCTATAGATGGTGGTTTGCCAGAAGCCTTCGATATTCCGAGAGCTGCTTATGGTGAAATATCAGAAGACAATAAATACATTGCCTACACACCAATTACAAGTTGGGATGCAGAATGGAGAAATTATAGAGGTGGACAAGCAATGCCAATTTGGATTGTAAATTTAAAAACTAAAGAATTAATAAAAACACCACAATTAGATAGCGAAAGACATGTAAATCCTGTTTGGTATAATGGTGATGTTTATTACATTTCAGAACGAGATTATACAGCAAACATTTGGTCTTACAATATTAAAACTAAACAAGAAACACAAGTTACATTTCATAAAAAATTTGACGTTAAAAACATTGATGCCAACCAAAATGGTATTGTTTATGAGCAGGCTGGTTTTTTACATTTGTTAAATCCAAAAACTAAAGAAACCAATCAAATTGTAATAAATGTTAAAGGAGATTTAAACTATTCTAGAACAAGGTGGATGAATGTTTCTGGCAGAAACTTAACCAATCCTAATGTTTCGCCAAAAGGTAAAAGAGCCATTTTTGAATATCGAGGAGAAATTTTTACAGTACCAAAAGAAAATGGTACTTGGCGAAATTTAACCAACTCTTCTGGTGTTGCAGACCGTTCTCCTATTTGGTCGCCAAAAGGAGATAAAGTTGCTTGGTTTTCTGATAAAAATGGTGAATATGAATTGGTATTAGCAGATCAAAACGGAAACAATCAAGAGTTTATAAAATTACCAAATCCTACTTTTTACTTTCAACCAGATTGGTCTCCAAATGGAAAATTTATAGCGTATACAGATACCAATTTTGTAATTTGGATTATCAATTTAGACACTAAGAAAATTGTAAAAGCAGATGCAGATGGTTTTGCGCATCCTAATAGAACCATGAATCCTAAGTTTTCTCCTGATAGCGATTGGATTGTGTATGCAAAACAAAATGATAACAGCTTTAAATCGATCTATGCTTATCAATTAAGTACTAAAAAAACGGTTCAAATTACAGATAAAATTGCAGATGCAGTTACACCTGTTTGGGATGCTTCTGGTAAATATATTTACACTTTGGCAAGTACAAATTACGGTTTACAAACGGGTTGGTTAGACATGTCTTCTTTCGACCCTAGCGTTACAAGAACGTTATACACAATTGTTTTAAATTCTTCGGATAAAGCTCCTAATCTTCCAAAAACAGATGAAGAAGAAGCGCCAAAATCAAAGCCTGATGATTCTAAGAAAGAAAACAAAAAAGATAATGTTCAGAAAACTATAATTGATGAAAATGGAATATTTGATAGAGCTGTCGCTTTAAATTTACCCGCTAGAAATTATGTTGGTTTATTAAAAGGGCCAAAAAATAAAGTTTTTGTTGCTGAATCTATCCCTAATTCTAGAGGTTTAACATTACATAGTTATGATGTTACCAAAGAAAAAGCAACAACTTTTGCTACTGGTGTTTCTTCTATGAAAGCATCAAGTAACGCAAATTCTATTTTATTATCCAAAGGAAGTAACTGGAGCATCAACAAAGCTAGTGCAGCAAAAGCTAGTAAAGAAAACTTAAATACCAATTTAAAAATAAAGGTAGATCCAAAAGCAGAAGCACATCAAATTTTTAAAGAAGGATGGCGTTACATGAGAGATTTTCTTTACGTAGATAATGTTCATGGAGCTCCTTGGGATGATATATACAAATGGTATTCTCCGTGGATAAATGATGTAAAACATAGATCTGATTTAAATTATGTTGTAGATATTATGAGCGGTGAAGTTGCTATTGGACATTCTTATGTTTCTGGTGGAGATTTCCCAAATATTAACAGAGTTGGTGTTGGTTTATTGGGTGCAGATTTAGAAAAGAATCGAGGTTTTTATCAATTTAAGAAAATTTATAAAGGCGAACGTTGGAATCCGAATATTTATGCTCCTTTAGGTTTACCTGGTATCAATGTAAATAAAGGTGATTATTTAGTTGCTATAAATGGTGTAGAATTAACTTCGGATATGAATCCTTATAAATTATTAGAACAAACTGCGGGCAGAGAAATTTATATCAAAGTAAATAACAAACCTTCTCTAAAAGATGCTAGATCAATTTTAATTACACCAACAGCAAGCGAAAGAGGTTTAAGAAATATAGATTGGGTAGAAAGTAATCGTAGAAAAGTTGATGAATTATCTAACGGAAAATTAGCTTACGTTTATGTACCAAACACAAGTAATCCTGGTTTTACATCCTTTAATAGATATTATTTTTCTCAGCAAGAAAAAAAAGGAGTTGTAATTGACGAAAGAAATAATGGTGGTGGTTCCGCTGCAGATTACATGATAGATATTATGTCTAGAGAAGTTGTTGGTTATTTTAATAGTAAAACAGAAAGTAGAAAACCATGGACAACTCCGATGGCAGGAATTTGGGGACCAAAAGTGATGATTATTAATGAAAGAGCGGGTTCTGGTGGAGATTTATTGCCATATATGTTTAAAGAGAAAAACCTAGGACCATTAGTTGGTACAAGAACTTGGGGTGGTTTGGTTGGTACTTGGGATACTCCGCAATTTATTGACGGCGGAAGAATGGTTGCACCAAGAGGTGGATTTTACGATGTTGATGGTAATTGGGCTGTAGAAGCAGAAGGTGTAGCGCCAGATATCGAAGTTCATCAAACTCCCAAAGAAGTTTTATCTGGTAAAGATCCTCAATTAGAAAGATCAGTAACAGAAGCTTTACGTTTATTAAAAGACAATGAGTTTATTTTAAAACCAGAGCCAAAAGCACCTATTCGCTCTAAAAGACCAAAAGGATATCAAAAAGACAATTAA